The following proteins are encoded in a genomic region of Tenebrio molitor chromosome 7, icTenMoli1.1, whole genome shotgun sequence:
- the LOC138134969 gene encoding carboxypeptidase Q-like: protein MLLRRSVIALVLALGVMCDTVDNKVEDCDLSDALKKEIASYAPVVQKIINTAVNGTFKGITYNELALFVDKFGNRISGSQNLENAIDYMINKSVAYGLDNVHGEEVKVPHWVRGSESATLVEPRNKSMYILGLGNSVGTPPEGILAEVLVVKSFNDLKEKAASAKGKIIVYNQDFVSYGTTVPYRSKGATEAAKVGGVASLIRSITPFSLNTPHTGMQTYGENVTQIPTACITIEDAHLLQRLQDEGYTIKILLQMGAQILPDVTSRNTVVELTGTEQPEKVVIVSGHLDSWDVGEGAMDDGGGVFISWGALALLKSLGLKAKRTIRGIFWTAEEFGYVGAYGYAKDHANETDNFLFVMESDIGTFNPVGLEYAAGAAGGCIINEIMQLLAPINATQTRQSPSVGSDIEIWTSDGIPGASLDTQNDKYFWYHHTPADTLEAENPSALDKNSALWASVAYVIADLSVDFPRDSTKLKN, encoded by the exons ATGCTGCTGCGTCGAAGTGTTATCGCTCTGGTGCTAGCACTAGGGGTGATGTGCGACACGGTCGACAATAAGGTCGAAGACTGTGATTTGTCGGATGCActcaaaaaagaaattgcaTCGTACGCCCCAGTCGTCCAGAAAATTATTAACACCGCCGTAAATGGGACCTTCAAGGGGATCACCTACAACGAATTAGCCCTGTTCGTCGACAAATTCGGCAACAGAATATCAGGTTcacaaaatttagaaaatgccATCGACTACATGATCAACAAATCTGTTGCTTATGGACTGGACAACGTGCACGGCGAAGAAGTGAAAGTGCCCCACTGGGTGAG AGGGTCGGAGTCTGCGACGTTGGTGGAACCTCGCAACAAGAGTATGTACATTTTGGGTTTAGGTAACAGCGTTGGGACCCCCCCGGAAGGCATTCTCGCGGAAGTGTTGGTGGTCAAGTCGTTTAATGATTTGAAGGAAAAAGCCGCATCG GCTAAGGGTAAGATCATAGTCTACAATCAAGACTTTGTCAGTTACGGGACCACTGTTCCCTACAGGAGTAAGGGAGCGACAGAAGCTGCCAAAGTCGGGGGGGTTGCGAGCTTAATCCGATCCATCACCCCTTTCTCTCTTAACACACCCCACACAGGAATGCAGACTTACGGagaaaatgtcactcaaataCCCACAGCTTGTATCACTATAGAAGATGCTCACTTGTTGCAAAGACTTCAGGACGAAGGCTACACCATCAAGATTCTTCTCCAGATGGGGGCCCAGATTTTGCCTGACGTAACATCCAGGAACACAGTCGTCGAACTTACAGGGACCGAACAACCTGAAAAAGTTGTGATCGTTTCAGGACATCTAGACAGCTGGGATGTGGGCGAAGGTGCGATGGACGATGGGGGCGGCGTTTTCATCTCGTGGGGGGCGCTGGCGCTGCTCAAGAGTCTCGGATTGAAAGCCAAACGCACGATAAG AGGAATATTTTGGACCGCCGAGGAATTTGGTTATGTCGGAGCGTACGGTTACGCGAAAGATCATGCCAATGAGActgataattttctttttgttatgGAGTCGGACATTGGAACATTTAACCCAGTAGGTTTAGAATATGCTGCAGGGGCCGCGGGCGGCTGCATCATCAATGAAATTATGCA ACTCTTAGCGCCTATTAACGCTACACAAACCAGACAGTCACCGTCAGTGGGTTCAGATATCGAAATATGGACCTCAGATGGAATTCCTGGAGCTTCACTCGACACCCAAAACGATAAATACTTTTGGTATCACCACACTCCTGCCGACACCTTAGAGGCAGAAAATCCCAGTGCTTTGGACAAAAATTCTGCTCTTTGGGCTTCCGTAGCCTACGTTATAGCAGATTTAAGTGTAGATTTTCCGAGAGACTCTACCAAATTAAAGAATTGA
- the LOC138135006 gene encoding carboxypeptidase Q-like: QEFESYGVTGRYRGFGAVEAAKVGAVATLIRSVSPFSPVNPHTGILRYDDNVTQIPAACIASNDANMLYRMQERGEKIKILLKMEAKMLPNAISRNGVAELQGTTNPEKVVIVSAHLDSVDVGEGAMDDGGGVFISWAAVALLRSLGIRPKRTVRAIYWTAEEAGGVGLSAYQETHANESENFNFIMDTDVGTFTPLGIDYEAGTNGGCILEEVMKLLMPINATQANLVEIGLWPGFPTASLNNANDEYFWYHHSPEDTMDIEDSDTLDKCTAVWTSVAYVLADLSIDFPKD; encoded by the exons CAAGAATTCGAGAGTTATGGCGTAACAGGAAGATATCGAGGCTTTGGAGCTGTCGAAGCTGCCAAAGTCGGCGCTGTGGCCACTCTAATCAGGAGTGTCAGTCCTTTTTCACCTGTCAACCCACACACAGGAATTCTGAGATACGATGACAACGTAACTCAGATACCAGCCGCTTGTATCGCCTCTAACGATGCCAACATGCTGTACAGGATGCAAGAAAGGGGCGAAAagattaaaattcttttaaaaatggaagcaaaaatgttaccCAACGCAATTTCGAGGAACGGTGTAGCCGAATTGCAAGGTACTACAAATCCGGAGAAAGTGGTGATCGTTTCAGCTCACTTGGATTCGGTAGATGTTGGAGAAGGAGCTATGGATGACGGAGGTGGTGTGTTTATATCGTGGGCAGCTGTTGCTTTATTGAGAAGTTTGGGAATAAGACCGAAGAGAACTGTTAG AGCTATATATTGGACCGCTGAAGAAGCCGGAGGTGTAGGTCTAAGTGCCTACCAGGAAACACACGCCAATGaatctgaaaattttaattttatcatgGACACGGACGTTGGTACTTTTACACCATTAGGTATTGATTATGAAGCTGGCACAAACGGTGGATGTATCTTGGAAGAAGTGATGAA GTTATTGATGCCTATTAACGCAACGCAAGCAAATCTTGTTGAAATAGGTCTTTGGCCTGGATTTCCTACGGCATCGTTGAATAATGCAAACGACGAGTACTTCTGGTACCATCACTCTCCTGAAGACACAATGGACATAGAAGATTCAGATACGCTTGATAAGTGTACAGCGGTCTGGACCTCAGTTGCGTATGTCTTAGCCGATTTGTCTATTGATTTTCCAAAAGATTAG